A stretch of DNA from Longimicrobium sp.:
GGCCACCACGCGGGTGGACACCGGGATCGGGTGGGCGCCCCCCACGCGGCGCACCTCGCGCGTCTCCAGGAAGAGGAGGAGCTTGGGCTGCAGCTCGAGCGGGAGGGTGTCGACCTCGTCCAGCAGCAGCGTGCCGCGGTCGGCCAGCTCCACCAGCCCGCGCTTGAGCGCCTTGGCGTCGGTGAAGGCGCCCTTCTCGTGGCCGAAGAGCTCCGACTCCAGGAGCTGCGGGGGGATGGCGGCGCAGTTGACCTGCACGAAGCGGCCGACGGCGCCCGACCGCTCGTGGATGGCGCGCGCCAGCAGGCTCTTCCCCGTCCCCGACTCGCCGGTGGCCAGCACGCGGGCGGTGGGGGCCTGCGCCACCTGCCGGGCGAACTCGCGCACCTCCTCCAGCCGGGGGTGGCTCCCGGCCAGCAGCTCGTCGCCGGCGGGGGCGGCGCGGCGGGTGGCGATCTCCTCGCGCACCGGCCGCTCGGCCACGGCGCGCTCCACCAGCGCCTGCAGCGCCCCCACGTTCAGCGGCTTCTGCAGGAAGTCGGTGGCCCCGGCGCGGATCCCCTCCACCGCGCGGTCGAGGGTGGCGTGGCCCGAGGCCAGGATCACCGGGAGCGCCGGGTCGCTCTCGCGGATGCGGCGCAGGAGCTCGATCCCGTCCATCCCCGGCATGTACAGGTCGGTGAGCACCACGTCGACCCCCGGGCGCGCCAGGCGGGCCAGCGCCTCCTCGCCCGAGGCGGCCAGCTCCACCTCCAGCCGCCCGGGGCGCTCCACGTTGGCGCGCAGCAGCCGCGCCTGCATCTGGTCGTCCTCGACCACCAGCAGGCAAATGGCGCCCGCGGCGGCCACGGGCGGCCGGACCGGGGTGCGGGAGGGTGCGGAAGCCGGGGATCGGGGCACCGGGACCCGGAGACGGCGCGAGGGACGGTGGCCGCGTGGGGGGCACGGCGGGGATTGGCATGGTACGCGCGCCGCCGCTGCCGCGCAAGCGTGGCGCGGTCTCCTCCGGCGTTACGAAACGAAACGCGAGTTACCTTTCGCGCCGTGGCGCCGCTCCGCGCGGCGGCGCCCGCAGCGGGCAGAAGCGAAGCCGGTGCAAGGGGTTTGCACCGGCCCCGGCCCGCGTGGCACGGAGGTTCCCGTCTCCCGAGCGCAATCAGAAACACCAGGGTGCGTACGGGGGGCGGGGTGCCGCGGGGCGGCGCCGGAGTCCCGGCCGGCGCCACGCCCCTTCGCCGCCTCCCACCCCGGCGCGCCGATGTACCTCCGCCGCGAAGAAGACCGCCTCCCCCCCGCGGGCGCCGACCTGGGGCTGGCCGAGCTGGCCGCCGCCTACCTGCGCGAGACGCTGCGCGACTTCGCGCCGCTCGGCTTCCCGCCCCCGCGCGCGGAGCCGGCCGCGGTGGGCGGCGCCGGCGCCACCGACGCCCGCCGGCGCGAGTGGCGGCGGCGCTGGCGGCGGCTGCGCCTGGGCGAGCAGGTGGCCGGCTTCGCGGGGGAGCTGGCCGAGGCGCGCTCGAGCGACGCGGTGCTGGACGCGCTCGCGACCCACGCGCCCCGCATCGTGGGCGCCCACGTCTGCCTCCTCTTCCTCCCCGCCCCGGGCGGCGGGCCGCTCCGGGCCCGGCGCGAGCCGCGGCTGGAGGGGTCCGCGGAAGGGCTGGAGCTGGACGGGGCCGGGGCCGCCGGGGTCCTCGCCCCCGCCGACGCGGTGCGCTTCCCGGCGCTCGCGCCGCTCTTCGCGGGCGCGGGGGCGGCCTCGCTGGCCTGCGCGCCCTTCGCGGGAGGCGCGGCGGTGCTGGTGGAGCGCCGCGCCGACCGCGTGTACGACGAGGAGGACCTGGAGCTGCTGCGCCTGCTGGCCGGCCAGGCCGAGGCGGCGCTGGAGCGCGTGCGCGGGCTGGAGCGCGTGCTGGCGCGGCGCCTTCCCGCGGCGCGCGAGGGCGAGGAGGGCGCCGGCCGCGCCGAGGCGGTGCTGCGCCTGGCCGAGTCGCTGGCGCGCCGCGGCTGCGCGGTGGCCGTGGCCGTGGTGGCGGTCGCCGGGGCGGCGGGGCCCCCCGAGGGCGACGAGCTGCACGGCGCGGCGGAGGCGCTCCGGGCCGCGGCGGGCGAAGACGGGGTGGCGCTGCACCTGGGCGCGGGCGAGTTCCTGCTCGTGATGCCGGGGAAGAGCGAGGCCGAGGCCTTCGCATCGATGGCCGAGGTCCGGGCGCACGTCCCCGCGGCGCTCTCGGTGCGCGCCGCCGTGGCCGGCCGCGCCGACGGCCCCTGCTCGCTGGAGGAGCTGGTGGCGCGCGCCGCCGGGGCCGCGCTGGCGTAACCCGCCCCCCGCAGCCGCGTTTCGTTTCGTAACAGGTGGTTCGCTTTTTCCCATGCACAGATCCCGACACCCTCTGCAAGTTCTTTTCGGAAGA
This window harbors:
- a CDS encoding GAF domain-containing protein, whose protein sequence is MYLRREEDRLPPAGADLGLAELAAAYLRETLRDFAPLGFPPPRAEPAAVGGAGATDARRREWRRRWRRLRLGEQVAGFAGELAEARSSDAVLDALATHAPRIVGAHVCLLFLPAPGGGPLRARREPRLEGSAEGLELDGAGAAGVLAPADAVRFPALAPLFAGAGAASLACAPFAGGAAVLVERRADRVYDEEDLELLRLLAGQAEAALERVRGLERVLARRLPAAREGEEGAGRAEAVLRLAESLARRGCAVAVAVVAVAGAAGPPEGDELHGAAEALRAAAGEDGVALHLGAGEFLLVMPGKSEAEAFASMAEVRAHVPAALSVRAAVAGRADGPCSLEELVARAAGAALA
- a CDS encoding sigma-54 dependent transcriptional regulator — translated: MAAAGAICLLVVEDDQMQARLLRANVERPGRLEVELAASGEEALARLARPGVDVVLTDLYMPGMDGIELLRRIRESDPALPVILASGHATLDRAVEGIRAGATDFLQKPLNVGALQALVERAVAERPVREEIATRRAAPAGDELLAGSHPRLEEVREFARQVAQAPTARVLATGESGTGKSLLARAIHERSGAVGRFVQVNCAAIPPQLLESELFGHEKGAFTDAKALKRGLVELADRGTLLLDEVDTLPLELQPKLLLFLETREVRRVGGAHPIPVSTRVVAATNADLDQRVREGAFRRDLLYRLDVARVRMPPLREMPEVIVELAMRFARELAAELGRPVPELTRAGCAPLLDYPWPGNARELRNAVERALLFHRGGPLVAHPPAQAREPLPESHRVALDLGLTLEEVERAYLAATLEGTRRDLAEVAAGLGISRKTLWEKRRRYGL